The Polyangiaceae bacterium genome includes a region encoding these proteins:
- a CDS encoding carbohydrate ABC transporter permease, producing the protein MKRWALAFATLFGIVVPIAWLILASLRPEAELFDGRVLPSAITFQHYAEVLSRRELRGPLSSSLWVASITAISCLALGTSAAYALGRLRFSARKNVLALLLAVSLFPPVALVSPLFLLLRDAGLLNTTLGLVLPYVSFALPLTVWLLTGFFRELPSSLEDAARLDGASRWQAFRWVLLPAVMPGLAAAGIVTFVFCWNELLLASAFTFTPEHQTLPVALTLLRGRHQVPWGQVLAASVVTTLPVVVLVVALERRITRALTGG; encoded by the coding sequence GTGAAACGCTGGGCTCTTGCTTTCGCGACGCTGTTCGGCATCGTAGTGCCCATCGCGTGGCTCATCCTTGCGTCCCTGCGGCCGGAAGCAGAGCTGTTCGATGGTCGCGTCCTGCCCAGCGCGATCACGTTCCAGCACTATGCCGAAGTGCTCTCCCGGCGCGAGCTCCGCGGGCCGCTCTCGAGCTCGCTGTGGGTCGCGAGCATCACGGCCATCTCCTGTTTGGCACTCGGCACTTCTGCTGCCTACGCTCTCGGCCGCCTGCGCTTTTCCGCCCGTAAGAACGTGCTGGCATTGCTGCTCGCGGTCAGCCTGTTTCCCCCGGTGGCGCTGGTGTCACCGTTGTTTCTGCTGCTTCGGGACGCGGGTTTGTTGAATACGACGCTGGGCCTGGTGCTGCCCTATGTGAGCTTCGCCTTGCCGCTGACGGTCTGGCTCCTGACGGGGTTCTTTCGCGAGCTGCCGTCGTCTCTGGAAGACGCGGCGCGCCTGGACGGCGCGTCTCGCTGGCAGGCCTTCCGCTGGGTGCTGTTGCCCGCGGTGATGCCGGGACTCGCCGCTGCCGGGATCGTCACCTTCGTGTTCTGTTGGAACGAGCTGCTCTTGGCCTCTGCCTTCACGTTCACGCCCGAGCATCAGACCCTGCCGGTGGCGCTCACGTTGCTCCGGGGTCGGCATCAGGTGCCCTGGGGTCAGGTGCTCGCCGCCTCGGTGGTGACGACGCTACCGGTGGTGGTCCTGGTGGTGGCGCTGGAGCGCCGCATCACGCGAGCGCTGACCGGCGGCTGA
- a CDS encoding MBL fold metallo-hydrolase, which translates to MRIHHLNVGTLCPRGARWVNGTGGPFQRARLVCHALLLETEDGLVLVETGLGTRDIADPARLGKSWVRLVTPKLDPSETAIARVRALGFAPSDVRHIVLTHLDLDHAGGLEDFPDATVHVHQREHDALMGRVSVRAGRYIPAHFRHGPRWKLWNHDGERWFGFDAVRSLLDGEPDILLIPLFGHTAGHCGVAVRGPDKWLLHAGDAFFHQTQITGGRTPLGLRYFQRRADTDRALRRANQAQLSALHSAHGHEIEIFNAHDPLGLLGRE; encoded by the coding sequence ATGCGCATCCATCACCTCAACGTCGGCACTCTGTGCCCGCGAGGCGCTCGTTGGGTGAACGGAACCGGCGGTCCGTTTCAGCGAGCGCGCCTCGTGTGCCACGCCCTGCTGTTGGAAACCGAGGACGGGTTGGTGCTGGTCGAAACTGGGCTCGGCACCCGAGACATTGCTGATCCCGCGCGTCTCGGAAAGAGCTGGGTGCGCCTTGTCACTCCCAAGCTGGATCCCTCGGAGACCGCCATCGCTCGGGTTCGAGCGTTGGGGTTTGCACCGAGCGACGTGCGGCACATCGTGCTCACGCACCTGGACCTCGACCACGCCGGTGGCCTGGAGGACTTCCCCGATGCGACGGTTCACGTCCATCAGCGCGAGCACGACGCACTGATGGGAAGAGTGTCGGTCCGTGCGGGGCGCTACATTCCAGCCCACTTCCGCCACGGTCCCCGCTGGAAGCTCTGGAACCACGACGGCGAGCGCTGGTTCGGCTTCGACGCCGTTCGTTCCCTGTTGGACGGCGAGCCCGACATTCTGCTGATCCCGCTGTTCGGTCACACTGCAGGACACTGCGGCGTGGCTGTCCGCGGCCCCGACAAGTGGCTGCTGCACGCCGGGGACGCCTTCTTTCACCAGACCCAAATCACCGGTGGCCGTACACCGCTAGGACTCCGCTATTTCCAGCGTCGGGCGGACACCGACCGCGCCCTCCGCAGGGCCAATCAGGCGCAACTCTCCGCCCTGCATTCTGCCCATGGCCACGAGATCGAGATCTTCAACGCCCACGATCCGCTAGGCTTGCTGGGTCGTGAGTGA
- a CDS encoding LysR family transcriptional regulator encodes MDIRSLRYFAAAFEEGSITRAARRCFISQPSVSGAISGLEEELETRLFVRHKKGVVPTPQAKELYPFARKMLDETEALRRRFKQPAVERRLTLGLMQSLDIARTMELLRPFSEDPDLRLRLVGGDDECDARIVSRTLIRKNESFVVLWKERYVVALPAAHPLALREKVRAMDLVSIDLVARCHCENAELFARAGKRLETVAVAQSEEWALALVAAGLGVAFVPEGVAANAVGVVLRPIADADFLREVGLAYGRSPSAEVERLIRVIRPPRRGRRRA; translated from the coding sequence ATGGATATTCGGTCCCTCCGCTACTTCGCCGCGGCGTTCGAGGAAGGCAGCATCACCCGGGCTGCCCGACGTTGCTTCATATCCCAGCCATCCGTCTCCGGGGCCATCAGCGGACTGGAAGAAGAGCTCGAGACGCGGCTGTTCGTCCGCCACAAGAAGGGCGTGGTGCCCACGCCGCAGGCGAAGGAGCTCTACCCCTTCGCCCGCAAGATGCTGGACGAGACCGAGGCTTTGCGTCGGCGCTTCAAACAGCCGGCGGTAGAGCGCAGGCTGACTCTGGGACTGATGCAGAGCCTCGACATCGCGCGGACGATGGAGCTGCTCCGGCCCTTCAGTGAGGATCCCGATCTTCGGCTGCGGCTGGTAGGCGGCGATGACGAATGTGACGCACGCATCGTTTCTCGTACGTTGATTCGCAAGAACGAGTCCTTCGTCGTCCTGTGGAAAGAACGCTACGTGGTGGCGCTGCCGGCAGCGCACCCGCTGGCCCTTCGCGAGAAGGTGCGTGCCATGGATCTAGTGAGCATCGATCTCGTAGCGCGCTGTCATTGCGAGAACGCCGAGCTCTTCGCTCGAGCTGGCAAGCGGTTGGAAACGGTGGCGGTGGCACAGTCCGAGGAGTGGGCGCTGGCCCTGGTCGCGGCGGGTCTGGGGGTGGCTTTCGTCCCAGAAGGAGTGGCAGCAAACGCTGTGGGCGTCGTGCTCCGACCCATCGCGGACGCGGACTTTTTGCGGGAGGTCGGCCTTGCCTATGGTCGCTCGCCCAGCGCGGAGGTGGAGCGCTTGATCCGCGTCATTCGCCCCCCGCGCCGCGGCCGGCGTCGCGCCTGA
- a CDS encoding von Willebrand factor type A domain-containing protein, with protein sequence MSIEPNDPRLTAYALGELEAEDLASFEALLAEDEAARSELSAIRQTTALLTNELQSDDVQLSREGRARIESALPSKQPAKVSLLRKKSFWAISAVAAALPLTLVALATLNQRAAPQLSEQAGKIAMLDEPAPVTAPAPMATAPADLKSKAMGPPPLGRADRGEIAPDRQPDHNTESYDSLQDNPFISVKTDPRSTFSIDVDTASYSLVRRFLTQNGRLPPKGAVRIEEMINYFSYQYPQPNDGKPFSVTTEVNQAPWAKDHRLVRIGIKAKEVTAATRPPVNLVFLLDVSGSMNAANKLPLLKRAFRMLVEQLDHRDRVSIVVYAGASGLVLPPTAGDQQGEILAALDRLEAGGSTNAGDGIELAYAMAEKNFEKGGVNRVLLATDGDFNVGVTNQSDLVDLVQNKAKSGVFLSVLGFGMGNYKDSTLEKLADKGNGNYAYVDSASEARKVLGEQAAGTLITVAKDVKIQVEMNPAVVQSFRLIGYENRVLAHQDFNDDTKDAGDIGAGHTVTALYEIVPVGAKPPQGGVDDLKYQAPGQPSAAAASGELLTLKLRYKQPDGNTSQLLEFPVRDGGQEPSRASTDFRFASAVAGFGMLLRDSPHKGTASYQSVLSLAREGVGSGRDQSARRELVGLIEKAQELK encoded by the coding sequence ATGAGCATCGAGCCCAACGACCCCCGCCTGACGGCCTACGCTCTCGGCGAGCTCGAAGCTGAAGATCTCGCGAGCTTCGAAGCGCTGCTTGCCGAAGACGAAGCCGCCCGAAGCGAGCTATCGGCGATTCGCCAGACCACGGCGCTCTTGACGAACGAGCTCCAGAGCGACGACGTCCAGCTCTCGAGGGAGGGCCGGGCACGCATCGAGAGCGCGCTGCCTAGCAAGCAGCCGGCGAAGGTTTCGCTGCTGCGCAAGAAGAGCTTCTGGGCGATCTCCGCCGTAGCCGCGGCGCTGCCGCTCACGCTCGTGGCGCTGGCGACGCTGAACCAACGCGCGGCCCCTCAGCTGTCGGAGCAAGCTGGCAAGATCGCCATGCTGGACGAGCCCGCGCCCGTGACGGCACCTGCGCCGATGGCGACCGCCCCGGCGGACCTGAAGAGCAAGGCCATGGGTCCGCCGCCCCTGGGACGGGCGGACCGCGGGGAAATCGCGCCGGACCGACAACCTGATCACAACACGGAGAGCTACGACTCTCTGCAGGACAACCCCTTCATCTCCGTGAAGACGGATCCGCGCTCCACGTTCTCGATAGACGTGGACACCGCCAGCTACTCCCTGGTGCGGCGCTTCCTGACGCAGAACGGGCGGCTGCCGCCCAAGGGCGCCGTGCGCATCGAGGAAATGATCAACTACTTCTCCTATCAGTATCCGCAGCCGAACGACGGCAAGCCCTTCTCGGTGACCACCGAGGTGAATCAGGCGCCGTGGGCCAAGGATCACCGGCTGGTGCGCATCGGCATCAAGGCAAAGGAAGTGACGGCCGCGACGCGGCCACCCGTGAACCTGGTGTTCTTGCTGGACGTGTCCGGGTCCATGAACGCGGCCAACAAGCTGCCGCTCCTGAAGCGCGCCTTCCGCATGCTGGTGGAACAGCTCGATCATCGCGACCGAGTGTCCATCGTGGTCTACGCCGGCGCTTCGGGGTTGGTGCTGCCCCCAACCGCGGGCGACCAGCAAGGCGAGATCCTGGCGGCGCTGGATCGTCTGGAAGCCGGAGGTTCCACGAACGCGGGCGACGGTATCGAGCTGGCGTACGCCATGGCAGAGAAGAACTTCGAGAAGGGCGGCGTCAATCGCGTGCTGCTGGCGACCGACGGTGACTTCAACGTCGGCGTCACCAACCAGAGCGACCTGGTGGATCTGGTTCAGAACAAGGCAAAGAGCGGCGTGTTCTTGAGCGTGCTCGGCTTCGGCATGGGCAACTACAAGGACTCCACGTTGGAGAAGCTGGCAGACAAGGGCAACGGCAACTACGCCTACGTGGACAGCGCCAGCGAAGCGCGCAAGGTCCTCGGGGAACAGGCCGCGGGCACGCTGATCACCGTGGCGAAGGACGTGAAGATCCAGGTGGAGATGAACCCCGCGGTGGTGCAGTCGTTCCGATTGATCGGCTACGAGAACCGCGTGCTCGCTCACCAAGATTTCAACGACGACACCAAGGACGCCGGCGACATTGGCGCGGGGCACACCGTCACGGCGCTGTACGAGATCGTGCCCGTGGGCGCGAAGCCGCCACAGGGAGGCGTGGACGACCTCAAGTACCAAGCGCCGGGACAGCCGAGCGCCGCAGCGGCGAGTGGTGAGCTCTTGACCCTGAAGCTCCGCTACAAGCAGCCGGACGGAAACACCAGCCAACTCCTGGAGTTCCCGGTGCGCGACGGCGGCCAGGAGCCCTCACGAGCCTCCACCGACTTCCGCTTCGCTTCGGCGGTCGCGGGCTTCGGCATGCTGCTCAGGGACTCTCCGCACAAGGGAACGGCCAGCTACCAGAGCGTGCTTTCGTTGGCGCGGGAGGGCGTGGGCAGCGGTCGCGATCAGAGCGCGCGACGCGAGCTCGTGGGCCTGATCGAGAAGGCACAGGAGCTGAAGTAG